The Bacteroidetes bacterium SB0662_bin_6 genomic sequence GCCGCGCCGAGACCACTCGGGGTTCCAATCGATTTGATCCCGAGCGGTAGCGGCGTGGGTCAGGTACGGAGCCCGGACGCTCATGGCAGCGCGATGCGCCTCCGGGTGGCGGACAGCTACGAAGCCGATATCGAACGGCGTGTTGAGCCACTTGTGGGCGTCGGTCGCCCACGAGTCGGCTCCTTCGACACTGTCGAGCAAGTGGGCGAAATGCGGCGACACTTTCGCCCATAGCCCGAACGCGCCATCAACATGCACCCAGGTGTTGCCACGCGAGCGACAGAGCGGTATCACGGTCCGGAAGTCATCGAAATTGCCGGTGTTGATATCGCCGGCAGAAAGGCAGACCGCCACCGGGGCGCCCTCCAGCTCGGTAAGCAACGCCGCGAGCGCCGGAACATCCAGCCGGTCGGCCGTGGTGGGCACGAGGTGGAGATGCTTTGATCCGATCCCCAGTATCCGCACCGCCCGGTCCACCGAGTGATGTCCGTGCGTGCCCGTGACGACATGCAGTTGGGGGGCGGTCCCGAGCCCCTCGCGCTCCGGATCGTGTCCGCATCCGAGGAGCAGGTGACGGCGGGCGGCGGCCAGCGCCGTCACGTGAGCGAGTTGGCAGCCGGAGGTAAAGGCGAACGACGAATGGTCGGGAAGGCCCAACAGTTCGATGACCCAGCGCCCGGCGATCTCCTCGATCACCGCTTCGGCCGGGGAGCAAGCCGCCAACGCCGCGTTCTGATCCCAGGTGGACACCAGCCAGTCCGCCGCCAGCGCCGCCGGATGTGCGCCACCGATGACCCATCCGTAGAAGCGGCCGCCGGCGCATCCAAGCAGTCCACCCTCCACGTTCGCGACGAGATCGTCGATGACGGACACAGGGTCCGAGGAGCTCTCCGGCAGTGGGCCGTCGAGGCGGTGCCGCAACTCCTGCGGAGTGCGACTGGCGGCGACCGGCCGCCGGTCGATCTCTGCGAGCCAGTCGATGGCGTGGTCGGCGGCCGCTCGCAGTGCGGGCTCCACGGAGGTCATTGTTGGCGTGCAGGGGTGCTCTTCGTCGGTGGGAAGCAGATGCGTCATGGTGCTCCTCCGGCCAGATAGTGAATGGCGGCCTCGATTCGGTCGTAGTCGGTCGTGTTCATGCGGAACTCCGAGAATGATCATCGATGGGGACTTTCTGTAAAACGTAACCATTCCTGTTGCTGAAATCGACCCGATCCTTGCTATGCGATGTCGGCACCGAGTGGTCTTCGGCGCAACGACTTCGACTGTGTTGTGGTCGGCGCGCGCGATCATGGCTGGGCAGTGACGGTGGATCTCAGGCCCGACAACCCGTGTATCCGGATCGGCCCGGTGCTCCGGAGCCTACGTGAAGCATGTACGGCACACGCAGACGCTGCCGCATGGAGAGGTGGCCGATGCCGTCCAGAGGATGCGCGCCTCGAACCACAGTCGTACCATCGTCGGCGATACGGCAGCGAGTATTCTGTACGAGTCGAGATCGGTTCGGTGAGGTTCCGAAACGCTCAAGTCGGATTCCGCCTGTGTGCTCCAATCGACGGCGCCAACGCCTTGAGGGTGTGGACGAGCGCGTCGATATCGCGCTCGCTCGTTCGCCCGTTGGTTATGCAGGCTCGCAGCACTGTTCTGCCCTCGAAGACTGCGGTTGACACCCAGAACC encodes the following:
- a CDS encoding aspartate aminotransferase family protein, which codes for MTSVEPALRAAADHAIDWLAEIDRRPVAASRTPQELRHRLDGPLPESSSDPVSVIDDLVANVEGGLLGCAGGRFYGWVIGGAHPAALAADWLVSTWDQNAALAACSPAEAVIEEIAGRWVIELLGLPDHSSFAFTSGCQLAHVTALAAARRHLLLGCGHDPEREGLGTAPQLHVVTGTHGHHSVDRAVRILGIGSKHLHLVPTTADRLDVPALAALLTELEGAPVAVCLSAGDINTGNFDDFRTVIPLCRSRGNTWVHVDGAFGLWAKVSPHFAHLLDSVEGADSWATDAHKWLNTPFDIGFVAVRHPEAHRAAMSVRAPYLTHAATARDQIDWNPEWSRRGRGVPVYAAVKALGRRGIAEIVERCSDAAANLVEGIGSLPGAEVLSPAVINQGLVRFRDPAGSDHDGFTDRVIAAIQAEGTAWFGGTDWRGMRAMRISVCSWATGPGDVRKTVDAVERVLAALEIEK